One Heliomicrobium gestii genomic region harbors:
- a CDS encoding S-layer homology domain-containing protein yields the protein MGKLLRGIGSAVLLLGFTASILVNPSTARAESSNLTVEGGVSNEYDYSEYVFVTGEPVLMKGTFKVTVSPGTGDTTTTKITYTLADDTGKNKLSRSTTFVEMSANREDQNQVVRTSQVDKFSENIQIDGVKYKLEDYRLNKSTIMDKHPVVDYYSGNWEGRKIYSVNKTAGRLTVDVSANTVGYDHNWGRSETQRTTQILQYTPGSTTTTAAASGPDLTKSWDGQVDYTINLSTDREMSYQSNDPVNISFNGGYLIHEQGSSAVIAKYDLPYQWNNSSRDRGEKEWSWQTTPKVHRLFVPNYEDIRNHWAEGDIQRLAGVKAWGMQQGYFGPSQPITRLDFARAFVQTLGVISPEGPQGMIAYTAGYPNLPPPGEKVTAKKPATKASASGYNGATGTPRNKTKTTPQPSPFADLGPTVSGYDEVKLAEEKGILTGVSSTRFDPYGLLTREQAATAIVRGLGLATMAPSGASPLPFYDDADISPWARDSIYVAQELGIISGDAYGYFRPGETLTRAEAAAMLVRSVDFLQHTMKQDYRDRLLNMN from the coding sequence ATGGGCAAATTACTCCGCGGCATCGGAAGCGCAGTGCTCCTCCTGGGATTTACCGCCTCGATCCTGGTCAACCCATCGACGGCAAGAGCGGAGTCGAGCAACCTGACCGTCGAGGGCGGCGTATCCAACGAGTATGACTACTCGGAATACGTCTTCGTGACGGGCGAACCGGTCCTGATGAAGGGCACCTTCAAAGTCACCGTCAGCCCGGGAACGGGCGACACGACGACGACGAAGATCACCTACACCCTGGCCGACGATACGGGCAAAAACAAACTGAGCCGCTCCACCACATTTGTCGAGATGAGCGCTAACCGGGAGGACCAGAACCAGGTGGTGCGCACCTCTCAGGTGGATAAGTTCAGCGAAAACATCCAGATCGATGGCGTCAAGTACAAGCTGGAAGACTACCGGCTGAACAAATCGACGATCATGGACAAACACCCCGTCGTCGACTACTACAGCGGCAACTGGGAAGGCCGGAAGATCTACAGCGTCAACAAGACCGCCGGCCGCCTCACCGTGGACGTCTCGGCCAACACCGTTGGCTATGACCACAACTGGGGCCGTTCGGAGACACAGCGCACGACCCAGATCCTTCAATACACCCCCGGGAGCACCACCACCACGGCGGCGGCTTCCGGACCGGATCTGACGAAATCCTGGGATGGGCAAGTCGACTATACGATCAACCTGTCCACAGACCGGGAGATGTCCTACCAATCCAACGACCCCGTCAACATCAGCTTCAACGGCGGCTACCTCATCCACGAACAGGGGAGTTCCGCCGTCATCGCCAAGTATGACCTGCCCTACCAGTGGAACAACAGCAGCCGTGACCGTGGCGAGAAGGAGTGGTCCTGGCAGACGACCCCGAAGGTGCACCGGCTGTTTGTGCCCAATTACGAAGACATCCGCAACCACTGGGCCGAGGGGGACATCCAACGACTTGCCGGTGTAAAAGCCTGGGGGATGCAGCAGGGCTACTTCGGGCCCTCCCAACCGATCACACGGCTGGATTTCGCGAGAGCCTTTGTCCAGACCCTGGGCGTCATCTCACCGGAGGGTCCGCAAGGCATGATCGCCTATACGGCCGGCTATCCGAACCTGCCGCCGCCGGGCGAAAAAGTCACCGCCAAAAAACCGGCGACGAAAGCGAGCGCCAGCGGCTATAACGGCGCCACAGGGACGCCGCGCAACAAAACGAAGACAACGCCCCAACCGTCCCCCTTTGCCGACCTGGGGCCGACCGTCTCCGGCTATGACGAGGTGAAGCTGGCCGAGGAAAAAGGCATCCTGACGGGCGTCAGTTCCACCCGGTTCGACCCCTACGGCCTGTTGACGCGGGAACAGGCGGCGACGGCCATCGTCCGCGGCCTTGGCTTGGCGACGATGGCCCCCTCCGGCGCTTCGCCGCTGCCCTTTTACGATGACGCCGACATCAGCCCCTGGGCGAGAGATTCCATCTATGTGGCCCAAGAGCTGGGCATCATCAGCGGCGACGCCTACGGCTATTTCCGCCCCGGTGAGACGCTCACCCGCGCCGAAGCGGCGGCCATGCTCGTCCGCTCTGTTGACTTTCTCCAACACACGATGAAGCAGGACTATCGTGACCGCCTGTTAAACATGAATTGA